A single Thermaerobacter sp. FW80 DNA region contains:
- a CDS encoding CDGSH iron-sulfur domain-containing protein translates to MSRLVRHDRNRPYEVRPEGAEKSIWICACGLSKNKPFCDGSHRRTRDEKEGVLYIYDDEGRVEVRSMY, encoded by the coding sequence ATGAGCCGGCTGGTCCGCCACGATCGCAATCGTCCGTACGAGGTGCGTCCCGAGGGTGCCGAGAAGAGCATCTGGATCTGCGCCTGCGGCCTCTCGAAGAACAAGCCGTTCTGCGACGGCTCCCATCGCCGGACCCGCGACGAGAAGGAGGGTGTGCTCTACATCTACGACGACGAGGGCCGCGTCGAGGTGCGGTCCATGTACTGA
- a CDS encoding class I SAM-dependent methyltransferase yields MDRRHERDAVLPGAGSSAGSEAGRGGDPAAIQAFFGRHAEAYRRSPGHRAGADLHALVEALDPRPDQRLLDVATATGHTALTFAPRVKLEVTGVDLTPAMAEAFAREAAERGVDNARFVVGDVHALPFPAASFDLVTCRRAAHHFRDVPLALAEMARVLRPGGRLGVVDMTPPPLPAAAALFNDLERLRDPSHACAHPPGRWAAMVEEAELELERLVVLDDPQPLEHWLAPVPPTPELLGRLEARWNQDEPAVRARVVAKGPAGWVFRKRRVLLVARKP; encoded by the coding sequence ATGGACCGGAGGCACGAGCGGGACGCGGTCCTCCCGGGGGCGGGTTCGTCCGCCGGCAGCGAGGCCGGGCGGGGTGGCGACCCCGCGGCGATCCAGGCGTTCTTCGGCCGGCACGCCGAGGCGTACCGACGCAGCCCGGGGCACCGGGCCGGGGCCGACCTCCACGCCCTCGTGGAGGCCCTGGATCCCCGCCCCGACCAGCGGCTGCTGGACGTGGCGACGGCCACCGGCCACACGGCGCTGACCTTCGCACCCCGGGTGAAGCTCGAGGTCACGGGGGTGGACCTGACGCCGGCGATGGCGGAGGCCTTCGCCCGGGAGGCGGCGGAGCGGGGTGTCGACAACGCCCGCTTCGTGGTGGGCGACGTCCACGCCCTGCCCTTCCCGGCGGCGTCCTTCGACCTGGTGACCTGCCGCCGCGCCGCCCACCATTTTCGCGACGTCCCCCTGGCCCTGGCCGAGATGGCACGGGTGCTCCGTCCCGGCGGGCGTCTCGGGGTGGTCGACATGACGCCGCCCCCCCTTCCGGCGGCCGCTGCCCTCTTCAACGACCTGGAGCGCCTCCGCGACCCATCCCACGCCTGCGCCCACCCGCCCGGTCGGTGGGCGGCGATGGTGGAGGAGGCCGAATTGGAGCTGGAGCGCCTCGTGGTCCTGGACGACCCGCAACCGCTGGAGCACTGGCTGGCGCCGGTCCCTCCGACGCCGGAGCTCCTCGGCCGGCTCGAGGCGCGATGGAATCAGGACGAACCCGCCGTCCGGGCACGGGTCGTGGCGAAGGGCCCCGCGGGCTGGGTGTTCCGCAAGCGACGGGTCCTGCTGGTGGCGCGAAAGCCCTGA